One window from the genome of Fusobacterium sp. encodes:
- a CDS encoding aminotransferase class I/II-fold pyridoxal phosphate-dependent enzyme, producing the protein MDKKILIKELNALKSAYNFRQLKECNNSLINLSSNDYLGLANDEELLSEFYSEYAPKLSSSSSRLIDGSYHEVMELEKELEIIYENSAILFNSGFDANSSIIETFYNKKSLILTDRLNHASIYDGILNSEAVFMRYKHLDMNNLESLLIKYKDVYDDILVVSETIYSMDGDVANLKELVNLKKKYNFDLMIDEAHSYGVYGYGIAKELNVVKDIDFLIIPLGKGGGSIGAYVICSQLIKDYIINKSRKFIYTTALPPVNNMWNFFILKKMPYFKNKMEKLQEIKKYTHNLLKENCIETLSSTHIISIIIGNNSKIIEISENMKKKGFLLYGVKEPTVPKGTARFRIGLNPYLSKEDIFRFVKELKYEINTVF; encoded by the coding sequence ATGGATAAAAAAATTTTAATAAAAGAACTTAATGCTCTTAAATCTGCTTATAATTTTAGACAACTAAAAGAATGTAATAATTCTCTTATAAATCTGTCATCTAATGATTATTTAGGACTTGCAAATGATGAAGAATTACTAAGTGAATTTTATTCTGAATATGCTCCAAAACTTTCTTCAAGCTCTTCTAGACTCATAGATGGTTCATACCATGAAGTTATGGAATTAGAAAAAGAACTTGAAATTATTTATGAAAACTCAGCTATATTATTTAATTCTGGATTTGATGCTAATTCTTCTATAATAGAAACTTTTTATAATAAGAAATCTCTGATTCTTACTGACAGACTGAATCATGCCAGTATTTATGATGGTATTCTTAACAGTGAAGCAGTTTTTATGAGATATAAACATCTGGATATGAATAATCTAGAAAGTCTTCTTATAAAATATAAAGATGTTTATGATGATATTCTTGTAGTCTCTGAAACTATCTACAGTATGGATGGAGATGTAGCCAACTTAAAAGAACTTGTCAACTTAAAGAAAAAATATAATTTTGACCTTATGATAGATGAGGCTCATTCTTATGGTGTTTATGGTTATGGAATAGCTAAAGAACTTAATGTTGTAAAAGATATTGACTTCCTAATCATTCCATTAGGAAAGGGTGGTGGCTCAATTGGAGCATATGTTATTTGTTCTCAATTGATTAAGGATTATATAATCAATAAAAGCAGAAAGTTTATCTATACTACTGCACTGCCTCCTGTAAATAACATGTGGAATTTTTTTATATTAAAAAAAATGCCATATTTTAAAAATAAAATGGAAAAACTTCAGGAAATTAAAAAATATACTCATAATCTTTTAAAAGAAAATTGTATAGAGACTTTATCATCAACTCACATCATAAGTATAATAATAGGCAATAATTCAAAAATTATAGAAATATCTGAAAATATGAAGAAAAAAGGATTTCTCCTTTATGGGGTAAAGGAACCTACAGTTCCTAAAGGAACAGCCAGATTTAGAATAGGTCTAAATCCTTATCTTTCAAAAGAAGATATTTTTAGATTTGTAAAGGAGTTAAAATATGAAATTAATACTGTTTTTTAA
- a CDS encoding pimeloyl-ACP methyl esterase BioG family protein, producing the protein MKLILFFNGWGMDKNIVSHLEIPINYTLKIINFPYNFNNTILSQYDDVIFIGWSFGSYYLTKYLTVNNIKSKKIISLNGVPETIGKNGISEGVFNLTLDNLTPDTLQKFYENMEIDSTFTAGEKKFKDIRDELQYFKDNYIPQKNIFTHAFIGKKDKIIPALRQKKYFESNKVNITELACGHYPFSVIKSWSTLIGE; encoded by the coding sequence ATGAAATTAATACTGTTTTTTAATGGATGGGGAATGGACAAAAATATTGTTTCTCACTTAGAAATCCCTATTAATTATACTTTAAAAATAATAAATTTTCCTTATAATTTTAATAACACTATCTTATCTCAATATGATGATGTCATTTTTATTGGGTGGTCTTTTGGAAGTTATTATCTTACTAAATACTTAACAGTAAATAATATAAAGTCTAAAAAAATAATATCATTAAATGGTGTTCCTGAGACTATTGGAAAAAATGGAATTTCTGAAGGAGTTTTTAACCTTACTCTTGATAATCTTACTCCTGACACTCTACAAAAATTTTATGAAAATATGGAAATTGATAGCACTTTTACTGCAGGTGAAAAAAAATTTAAAGATATAAGAGATGAACTACAATATTTTAAAGATAATTATATCCCGCAAAAAAATATATTTACACATGCTTTTATTGGGAAAAAAGATAAAATAATTCCTGCTTTAAGACAAAAAAAGTATTTTGAATCTAACAAAGTTAATATTACTGAACTTGCTTGTGGACATTATCCTTTTTCTGTA